From the Cucurbita pepo subsp. pepo cultivar mu-cu-16 chromosome LG05, ASM280686v2, whole genome shotgun sequence genome, one window contains:
- the LOC111794688 gene encoding molybdenum cofactor sulfurase has product MQPPCLMEIAAACGGGSGGGSSCCPTPLLNFPSSTSTTSTTPRTSAASRRDFTAKATAGVFPNTNFTNPESLPAPPQALALFLAAFPQYNQTQKIDQIRNKQYYHLNFTNHTCLDYIGIGLFSYHQFQKHHNPFPSSNLNFPFFGVSYRTGNFKSRLLENGLDSDLESAIKRRIFRFLNVSDSDYSMVFTANRTSAFKLLAESYPFQTSNKLLTVYDYESEAVEAMVNTSQNRGALTMSAEFSWPRLRINSRKLKEMIVSKNKKKKTKKGLFVFPLHSRITGARYPYLWMSIAQENRWHVLVDACALGPKDMDCFGLSLFRPDFLVCSFYKVFGENPSGFGCLLVKKSVISILDTNSCSSNVGIVNLVPADKLFQLAEDSSGTDTELEIHHQQFMSQMVPSTSSFSGPISYESMKTAQTSTTQFPETEEDTNLRSNVSEIETKCKGLDQMDSLGLILISTRARCLINWLVSSLLKLKHPNTEGVSLVKIYGPKVKFDRGPALAFNVFDWKGEKVEPVLVQKLADRSNISLSYGFLQNIWFPEKYAEEKGRVLERKEVGKDEKMKKVKANLGISVVTAALGFLTNFDDVYKLWCFVAQFLDADFVEKERWRYTALNQRTVLEVL; this is encoded by the coding sequence ATGCAACCGCCGTGCCTGATGGAGATCGCGGCAGCATGCGGCGGCGGAAGCGGCGGAGGAAGCAGCTGTTGTCCAACACCATTACTCAACTTCCCCTCCTCCACCTCGACAACCTCGACCACCCCTCGAACTTCCGCTGCCTCCCGACGCGATTTCACGGCCAAAGCCACTGCCGGAGTGTTCCCCAACACCAATTTCACAAACCCGGAATCTCTCCCGGCGCCGCCGCAAGCTCTGGCTCTGTTCCTCGCCGCCTTCCCACAGTATAACCAAACCCAGAAAATCGACCAAATcagaaacaaacaatattacCATCTCAACTTCACAAACCATACGTGTCTCGATTACATCGGAATCGGTCTCTTTTCGTATCATCAATTCCAAAAACATCACAACCCATTTCCTTCTTCCAATTTGAATTTCCCGTTCTTCGGCGTTTCTTACAGAACCGGCAATTTTAAATCTCGCCTCCTTGAAAATGGCCTCGATTCTGACCTAGAATCCGCCATTAAAAGACGAATATTCCGATTCCTCAACGTTTCAGATTCCGATTATTCCATGGTTTTCACCGCGAATCGAACCTCCGCCTTCAAACTCTTAGCAGAATCATACCCATTTCAAACCAGCAACAAGCTTTTGACTGTTTATGACTACGAAAGTGAAGCAGTGGAAGCCATGGTCAACACTTCCCAAAACAGAGGAGCTTTGACTATGTCAGCTGAATTTTCATGGCCGAGATTGAGGATAAACTCAcggaaattgaaggaaatgaTCGTGagtaagaacaagaagaagaaaactaaaaagggtctttttgtttttccattaCATTCCAGGATTACGGGAGCTAGATATCCTTATTTATGGATGAGTATAGCGCAGGAAAATCGGTGGCATGTTCTTGTCGATGCTTGTGCTTTGGGTCCTAAAGATATGGATTGTTTTGGATTATCTTTGTTTCGACCTGATTTTCTTGTCTGTTCTTTCTACAAAGTCTTCGGCGAAAACCCATCTGGATTTGGGTGTCTTCTTGTGAAAAAATCTGTCATTTCAATTCTCGACACCAATTCTTGTTCCTCGAATGTTGGAATTGTGAATCTTGTTCCTGCTGACAAGCTGTTTCAGCTAGCTGAGGACTCATCCGGGACTGACACGGAGCTGGAAATTCATCATCAGCAGTTCATGTCTCAAATGGTTCCATCAACAAGCTCATTTTCAGGTCCAATTTCATATGAATCAATGAAAACAGCACAAACATCAACAACCCAGTTTCCAGAAACAGAGGAGGACACAAATTTGAGGTCAAATGTTTCAGAAATCGAAACAAAATGCAAAGGGTTGGATCAAATGGACTCATTGGGGCTGATATTGATATCAACAAGAGCACGATGCCTAATCAATTGGCTGGTGAGTTCATTGTTGAAGCTCAAACATCCAAACACAGAAGGGGTATCTCTGGTGAAGATCTACGGCCCAAAGGTGAAATTCGACAGAGGACCAGCTCTGGCATTCAATGTTTTCGATTGGAAAGGGGAGAAAGTTGAGCCTGTTCTTGTGCAGAAGCTTGCAGATCGAAGCAACATTTCATTAAGCTATGGATTTTTGCAGAACATTTGGTTTCCTGAGAAGTATGCAGAGGAGAAAGGGAGGGTTCTTGAGCGAAAGGAGGTTGGGAAAGatgagaagatgaagaaggtgAAAGCTAACTTGGGGATCAGTGTGGTGACTGCTGCTCTTGGATTTTTGACCAATTTTGATGATGTTTATAAGCTTTGGTGCTTTGTTGCTCAGTTTTTGGATGCTGATTTTGTCGAGAAGGAGCGATGGAGATACACTGCGCTTAATCAGAGGACtgttcttgaagttctttaG